ctcgcaacctctgtttcagttcatcccaaaggttttcaatggggttgaggtcaggactctgtgctggccagtaaagttcttccagactgaactcatcaaaccatgtctttgtagttcttgatttgtgcactggggcacagtcatgttggaatagaaaagggccttccccaaacagttgccacaaagttggaagcattgcaTTGTCCACAATGACgtggtatgctgaagtattaagattgctGTTCACTGGAgataaaccctgaaaaacagtcccataccattatccctcctccaccaaacttcacagttggcataatgcaggcaggtaatgttctcctggcatctgccaaacccagacttgcccatctgactgccaaacagagaagtgtgattcgtcactccacagaatatgtttccactgctccacattccagtgtctgtgtgctttacacctgtcaggcgctgtcccgcaTTCCTTCCTGGTGctgggacggacgccttctctgcccccgtcccgttgcctagcaacggaacgtcacttccgcccagcagaCAGGATGTTCGGGggcattgctaggcaacggagacgctcagggccgcttcctgtcggcggtcagaccagctgaccaccgacctccactcccaccaatgaatTAGGATctctccctatttaaacctgactctggcaccattagggtgccagagtatctagtcctcTAGTCCCTCTCTAGGCTCCCTTGTgttccatatattatatatatattactattgtcTCTCCGGATTCTGACCCTTGCCTGCCTGACCACCTCTCTCGGATTACCCCTGGTTCCTGTATTGACCTCTCGGcttgacccctggcttcctgactccTCTCCTGCTTATCCCCTTGGTACCTCCTTTTGACCTCGGATTGACGACTATGCTTCAtctacctcgctggtggctacctgggagggccgcgaccgacacgtctcagcggctaagtccaaagctccttgcggggttccctggtgaagacctggggcgtggttagactccgcgcctcctggcatagcagcgctaataccagcaggtaaggccttccgatACTTTGTTTGTGACAACACCACTGCATCCGATGCtaggcattggtcttggtgatgtgaggcttgtatgcagctgcttggccatggaaacccattccattgagctcctgctgagttgctgttgttcctaaacacttccactttctaataatatcacttacagttgaccgtggaatatccagcagggatgaaatttcattgaacacctttgggatgatctGGAACAGAGgttgtgagccaggtcttctcgtccaacagcagtgcctgacctcataaatgttctacagactGAATGGGCACAAAATCTCACAGAAACACTCTAGCATCTTGTGGAAagacttccaagaagagtggaagctgttatcagagcaaaagggggaccaactccattttaaagtatatgtattcgaatacaatgtcattacagttcctgctggtgtaatggtcaagcgtctgaatactttcgTCCATTTAGTGTATCTTAGGGCTCAAGAGGGGGGACAtcaactctagggggtaaatgcattaTCTTCCGGTTTTGTTAACTCGCGGGAGTTCGccgagttgacagcttaaatttaaagcggcgctgccttgtaaagggaagtttcccgcgagttgacaaaaccggacgataatacatttacccctatttCTCCAAATTCAATCCCACACAGCTACCCAAAATGTATACACTATGCAGAATGtacaggtttattttttaaatttcaagATGTAGCATCTTTAGAACCTCCCAGTATAAGGTTCCACCCCTCTTCCTAGTCAtgccctcttccttcctcttccTCCCATTTCAGTCTCAGAACTGCAAGGCCATCCAGCAATACAAGTGCCAAGAGATCTGTGAACAACATTGAAATCGCTTTGCTGGAGCCTATATGATAAAGGGGTATTGCTAACTGGTGGGGACCTCTTCCAAACTGGGGTCCCTACGTAATTATAGATATTCGTAACACAGAATATTTGGAGTTGCAGACTCTGATTTTAATTGCTCAGAATATTTTAAAGATATAACTGGAAATGACTGTGGCAGTGTGTGGAAAGATGGAGGTCCTAAATGCCAGAAAAACACCCGAAAAAGTCATAAGCATTCCAGACCATAGATCCCATACATGTGTATAAATTCATTTTCAAGTATAATTGTTCTTTCTTCCGTGATTGCAATGAAAAGGTTACATAAGCAGTGTACACCCGTAACTATGTTGCCAACATGTTATGTAGTATTGATGGTTGCCAAAAGGTTACAACAGAAATTGTTTGTAAAGGGCCTGTTTTTAGATTTATATTATTTCAGTAATTaagtcaaaatgtaaaataaaacaaaacctttttttgtgaCCCCCATATTAATGAAGCCCTGCTCAGTGATAGGGAAAGCTTTAACCAGCCATTAATGCCAAGACTCAGAAAGTGGGAGCCTGAGGGGAAGACGACTGCAATCACAGCAAGAGCGAGAAAGATTATATAAGTAGCTGTATTTTATAGGAATATATGTGCTGCTTCCGATGAAGGTCATTGACGGCCTTTTAATGGGAATATCCCCTAGCAACTCATTTCATGTCCAGCCTATCAGACCCAAAAATATCCCTTTCTAATCAACCACTGCACACACAATTAGTTTTCTGACATATGTAAATCTGCTCTCCAccttgaaatgaatgattaaaaaaaatgatggtgGATCTCCTTGGTATTTAAGTGTTacaattataaaattaatttaagaaaAATGGGTCTTGTCAGATATTGCATAGCTCCCTTTCATCTAAAAAAGGAATAAACACATTTGAAAGTAAATAGCAGCTTTGACGTCTTTCTGTTCCCATTAACAATGTATGTTAACGTATGCAGCTACCTGCAATATAGTGTATATTGCATTAAGGTCCGTTGTGTATTTTTATCGTACTGGCAGACACATGAACCATTTGCCTGTTTGCCTTTCTACAGGAGGATGGGATGCAGATGGAAAAGGCCTCAGTATTTGGGATTCGTTTACCCATCAGGGAGGTGATCGAGTTTTTAAGAACCAGACTGGAGACGTAGCTTGTGGCAGCTACACTCTGTGGGAGGAAGATTTGAAATGCATCAAACAGCTTGGATTGACTCATTACCGCTTCTCTCTTTCCTGGTCACGTCTGTTACCTGATGGGACGACAGGTTTTATCAACCAGAAAGGTAATTGTTTCTTACGGATACAAGGTTGAAGCTTTAATCAAGGTTATTGCTATTGTCTGGCATAATTAATTCTGGGTGTTCACTAGCATCAATCTACGTACGGCTACATTTGGAAGATCAAATAAATGCTCTACAGTATATATCCTGTCTATTAATAACATGTCCTAATTAGTATAATATGTTCAGTGTTGATTTAGTTCAGCCGTTGTCTTAAAAACTGTCTTGATACCtgaatatataaacatatgttaCGGCTTCCAATATATTAATTGAAATCAGTGGTAATAAAGAGCACATTATTCAGGTGGTAGTAGCCAAGTTCTATAAAATATGATACAAGATATAAAAGTACACAATAGTAAGAAATAGGTAGTAAGACATAAAAAATAGTACACTAAAGAATCAGTGTACATCGTGTAGGGTGTACGTATATACCAGTCAAGTAGTATCTTCTACAAACacttaaaaggaaataaaattgaaaattcCAAATCATGAGTGGAGCCCTGTAGTAAGTTGGCACATTATGTGCTGTACACCAACATATTGTAATCTTGATTAGAAGCATAGGGCAAGTATTGCTAGTTATCATCACTAATTACGCAGGATTTTAGTGTATACTTGTCACACAAACAGTGTAATAGGACATAATTAATATATACTTAATTTCCCATGCAAATAATTGTATGCTACATGTAGCATTATTTAAGTGCAATAtatcagttttattattatttttattcttatgctaatttttaatacattgtacaaACTTCATTTTAGATAGAGGTGCCTTTGACACCTAATGGGGAGCACATATTTGCCCATCCTTAGGGCCACCATCAGAAATCATTGGGCAAAGACAAATGGTCAAAACCTATCCCCCCCCTGTGTGTAACTAGACGGTATCCTCACTCCTGCAGTTTGCACCAATCTAGTACCATAATCCTGCCCTAACTTCCATCTTAAACTCCAACCCAAATTACATAGGAATATAATAGGCAAATCTATACATTTATTTGGATATTTAAGAACATTCCAGACATATGATGGCACATTTTTAAATCCGATCTGATTTGCTCTACTCGCTGTCTGACATTCTCTGAGGTCTTGCaggttttttggtgtgtgggttCTTCCTCTCACCTTACTTAGCGCAGAGCCTCCACCCAAGTGGTCTTTGTAGCTAGTGGGGAATGTGGATAGCATGCTCTTCTGTCAGGTGATGACTCCATAGACCCCTTGTACCTAATACAAGCAACCTGTCCGGCATTTACACACTGACTCTTACATATGTGTAAACACCAGAATGGTATATTTATGGAGGGACAGAATGGAAAAGGGTGGGAAGAATAAATTAACTGTTGGATATCGGCCATAATATTGTCAGTATAACAATTTTAAACAGTGCAATTAGATGATAACATCAAAGGAGAAAGGAGTATAAAACAATAGCAACAGTTTCAGTAGAACAATGACAACGGAATAAATTCAGTTGGTAAACTGGGTAATCAGTAGTGTAATAGAAGTCAGTATGATCAGCTATCTTTATAGAGCAGTAGAATGGACACATATTCTTACAGTCCTACCGCACTGACAATCACAACCAGCCCACATCAGGCGCTCACGTCTGACTGGTGATTATGGCACAATGCAGAAGGTCAATCACTCACGGTAAACTGAACTCTGTGACCACATGGACCACTCTGCGAGGGAATTATCTATCACTTTAGTTAACAAACGTTAAACAATATAATTATCAATTATATAAATGTTGGGTACTGTTGGTGCCCATTGAGTTGGTGATCTGGGTTACTTGTGATGTGTAGATGTGACAATGTAAAGTCTCTAAGCTCTCCCAATTGGCCAGTACTCAAATGATGACCCATGTGGAATTGTAATATGAAATAGTAATGGGTATGTAGTGGACGGCTCCTGGACTCCTAATAATCGTGTATTTCTTTATGTCGTTCACTGACACTTCTGTTTCTGACGTATACTGGACTCTGCATGGACTGCCCTTGACCTCTTACTTGTAGTCCTCCCTGTTCACACGCATTTCACAGAGGCCAGGAATCTCTGGTGCACAGTACCTATAGTTAGCAACTTATTCCTCTGCTCTGGCTTAACAGTAACATCAGCAGCGTTTCTCTGATCACTCTGCTGCTGACACTGCATCTTAGGAGCCGCTTCCTGTCTGAAGCAGGATCAGCCTCTCTCAGAAGACTCAGCCTTTCTCTCTCGACCAAAATAACTTTTGCACCTCTCTCTTGGTCTCTCCTATGTCACCtttgctgcctctctgctcccattgccccccccccccacccctgctgctCAGACAGATCCTGTTTGCAGGCTATCACAATCATCGCGCTTAGTCGTTATTAGAACATATTAAGAAGGAAAccttaaataaaaatgtgcagaTATGTGTTTATAAAGAAACCTTTACAAATGAGGGGCTACATGAAGGCAGTAATCTCTGCTTGAGGGAGTTAGTTAGTGGTAGTGTGCTGGTCAAAAGGGAAACAGTGCGGGGATATCATTCACCACTAGGAAGATGCCTACACCCTTCCCACTATGACATGACTGACACACACAGTGACAAGTCCACACAGACACCCTGATAAATGACAGATACACAGAGACTGAGACAGTAACACACAgttaacacaacacaacacaactgAAACCTGATAGAAGACTGCTGTCAGAGTTTCTGTCTTCACTCCAAGCAAAGCACAGCAGTGGAAAACCAATTGCAGGCCCACACACGTGGAGAACATTACTATACTTCTCAGttggttttattattttccttGTTCTGCTTCACCCCCACCTCCACCTTTGGCTGAGAGCCCCTTAAGTAGGGCCCTGTCACTGTGTAAAAGTTCTATATAAATTTGTTTACTACTAGATTCTCTCCTCAATCTCCAGGCATGGCCCATCCTAATAACAGGGTCGTGGTTAGCTGTCCATGTTATTAGGACACCCTTATTATCCCTCCCTGCTAGTGACCATGCTAACCCTCATGCCCACCTCTTCACAGGTAATATTAGTCTCTCTGCTAGAGAATGTTTGTAACAAATGAAGAAACGTTAGGCCTGGGTCTGATTAGCTTCTGGCTCAGTTGCATGCAttagaatttataaaaaataattaaaaaaaagtccacAAGAGCGAACAAATTCTTTGTAAGATGATTGAGATTATATGCAGTCTTGTTTTCTGCAATGTATTGTTCTCCATTAACAGCCAATTTGGCTTAAACTAGTGTTTTTGATTTTTAGGGGTCAATTATTATAACAAGTTGATTGACAGCCTTTTGGAGATGAAAGTCACTCCGCTGGTGACACTGTATCACTTTGATACACCACAAGCCATAGAAGATCAAGGGGGTTGGAATTCCGAGAACACTGTGGCAATCTTTGAGCAATATGCAAAGTTTTGCTATTCCACGTTTGGCGACCGAGTTAAACTTTGGATTACTATCAATGAGCCACATGTTGTTTCCAAATTCAGCTACGAAGAAGGCCTGTTTGCACCAGGAAACAAGGAACTGGGTTTTGGCGCTTACCGGTCTGCTCACAACATGCTaaaagcccatgctaaggcttggcATGCCTACAACAACTTTTTTAGAGACAAGCAAAAGGGATTTGTTTCTATAGCTTTAAATTCTGATTGGGCGGAACCTTTGGATCCAAACTCTTTGGCTGATAAAGAAGCAACTGAGCGATACTTAACCTTTAACCTCCAATGGTTTGCAAAACCAATCTTCATTGATGGCGATTACCCTACAGTGATGAAGTCAGAGATTTCAAGAAAAAGCAAGGAAGAAGGACTGACAACATCTAGACTCCCAGAGTTCACAAATGAAGAGAAAACTATGATAAAAGGCACAGCTGATTTTTTCTGTCTAAACTATTATACCACCCGAAAAATCAGACCTCTCACTAGCACAGTTTCCGAACCAAGTTTTAATTCTGATATGGGAGCAGAAGGCATAAAAGATCCGGAATGGCCGGAATCTGGAGTCGAATGGCTGTGCGTTGTTCCATGGGGCTTACGTAAGCTCCTGGCATATATAAAGGTATGGATCTTTTCCCATCAGttatatgtgaaataaaaataattaaaccatATTATATGAAACCTTACAAATGTCATTACCTGCCCTCCTGTAATCAAAGCATATCATTGGTGAAGAACAGCATGCACTTTAGCAATACACCGTGTAACAATATAATTTCAGGTTGTGTACATTAACTTTATGATCATGTAATCAAGGATGAGGTTTACTGTGACACAATTATTTAAGCAAGATGGTTTTGAAGTATTGGTGCATACTGCTAAAATGAAGAGGAAATAATATAACATAGGTCTATCTGGATCTGGTACCCTCAAAGCTCTATGTTGGATTTGCTTTTAGTCTTCGCTGTTTATGTGACAGTCTATGTTGATGGCCTGTCGTAAATGCTATAGGAAGATTCTTGCATCCACCATATTGATTATATTATGTAGGCAGTGAGAATAAAGTCCCTTCGATAGCTCCATTTAGTATTTTGTTAATACACATCTGCTAAATTGGAATTAGAAAGCACCTGTGGAATACTTTTATCAGATTAATGAAAGGTGATGAATAAGGTCTATCCCTAGTCGTATATACTTTTGCTAGCAATGAATGAACCAATTCAGATGTCTGCCTTTCTTATGGACATATTTGTTCCAACAAATCTGAGTGAAAGTTCGTCCCCAGTTTCATTTGACCAACAACAATTCAGGGAAAGTCACATGTCCCCTCATAGCACTATAAATTATAGTGTAACATGGTGccatttgctatttttttttattgtagaaagCCGCTAGAGAGGGGTGTTGTCAAATTGTTACGGGAATACTTCATCCACTTTTTGCTTTGGTGCAGGGCTCGGACCAGTGCATGAAGGAGGTGGTAACTGGCGGTAGGGTAACAACGAGACttgggattttttattttctgttgataaatttttatttttttcccactttCTAAGGGTGAGCAAGCAGTACAGTGACAACAGAGAAGGGTGCTCTTCAGAATTGTTACTGCTGCTCTTTCAGCCTGTGTTAATGATCATTATTCATAATGACTAAAGATTATTTTTAGAAGACGAGTGTGCCCAAAACCAGTGCAGTATTTAATGAGTGGCCCTAAGAGTCTCCAGAAAATGACTGGTTTATAAGCGGACTATAAATAACACCTGCTATTTGCAGCTCTATTAAGAAATAATATTCAGCAATGCCTCTTGTAAAATAGCATATTACCAATAATAATCATGGGTTTATGAGTCATATCTAAAAATGTACAGTTCTCATCAGCAGCTTAGAGGCTTCTATTGATCGGACCTAATAGACTAACGTTATATATACTAACATGTGACTAGATAAGTATCTTATGTAGGAAGTTGTAGGTTAGTGCaagaaaaaaacagaacttaTTTAAAGTAAAATGGAATATCTAGTTCTATATCTGTCTAAATATAGTAGTACACAGCTTAATTCAATCGGACATCTGTatttcttttgtgtttgtttaaCTATTAAGAGTTGAAAGGGCGTTACCTAGATACCGTTCAGGAGAGGTGccattgtttgttttcttttctcctattattttcttttagaGCTCTCCTGTAAATCTTATCTagattttaatcatgaatattCCACTGCACGTGTGGCCTAGTGCGTACTTTTTAGACTTCCACCCCAGGAGATCCCGGCGGAGATGTCCAAAGAACAAGGGGGTGGCGGTGGGGGGCTGACGATGTGAAGGGCATCAATGGTACCCACTTGGCAAGGACCAATGATATGATTCGCATCACCAATGCCCCGTCCTCTTtacaagaaagagagagaggtgggaTCAGCAGGGTGGCTTATGGGTCATTTCCTTTTCTCCCCACTGGTGTGGACTCTCCTGTACCTGATACCCATGTTTATTCGCACAATAAGCCATTCTTCACATGACCCCAGGTTTGTCACATTAGGCACCAGCTAACAAACAAGAAGCAGAAATAAAGGGACAAGGCACAAACTTAGATGTCAAGGCATGGAACACAAACTCAATGACAGGAAATGAGCCAAAGGTCAGGAGCACAAGTGGACACGAAACGGTTAAGCAAAGCAACTGTACAGACTAGTATACAACAGCTAAAAATAGCCTATCGCCCTGCACAGGGCAAACTGTTGACCCTATAGCCTGCTGAAACGGGGCAAAAAAGAACAGAGTACGCCTAAGCACAATAGGAGCGCACCTGCTACCAGAAACCGAGCACCCCTTGTCTAATTTCAGAGGGCACTGTTGAGCATGGTGGTATGTAACAAGTCGCCAGTGATGTCCGAGCGGAATGAATCGGACACCACTGTCAAATATTCTCCTGGATTTAACATGAGGAACAGAGCATTTATAACTCTTTACAATTACAGAAAATCACCTTTTTTTTATCTcgatcaaaaaaaaaattaaagagcgTGCACATATTCTCAGGTACCTTTATTTGTTACTATACATGTAATCACTAATTAATTTGTTGACATTATAATTAGACAGTAATGATAGTTGGAACAGGTTGTAGATAGACTAATTATTGTTGGCAAAAGGTTCAGAAGATCACATTACGATATAAGGTGCTAGAGCCTGACTGCTAGCCAATTAGAAGTAGCTTGTCATGCCCTCTCAGCTTCCCCTAGTCATGAAGTCCAGATTTGTTATTTGTTCACAATGCAttacattatataacattatGGTTATTTGGCCATTACATGACATTGTATGATGTGTATTATTGATATTTTACCCAATAATGCATTTGACACTCTTAATAAAAATGCATGAGAATATGGAATACTTttggtaaataaaaataacaagaaTAATATAAAGGTTATACATTTTAATAGCTATAACTATAGTGGAAATGATGAACAGCTTTCAAGGCTCTAgagcaggggaggactggcaaattttagcccgggggacaagattCGACTCGGCaaactattaggaacattttcaaggaaaaaaatgcaggtggcccagccgaaagtagtccactatgggaacAGACTGGgggtgcagatgccccccagcccagcctgctcctgctcTCGAGCCCTTTTGTTTGGCACATGAAGCTAAGATGATATGATATGTGCAAAGCACATGCAAATAGTGTGGACACACATGGATTGGTTAAAATATAAAGAACTGTGGAATAAGCATGTATAGAAGAAAGCAAATTAGACTGAGTGCTAAGCGTCAAGCTGACTGTTCAGTTTCTcctatatacagacatattgtTTGCATTTTATTGAGGATACCTAGTTGGCAGATTCAATGTTATTTAATGCTGCATTAGCACCTAAAGTggtgaacatttttttttgcactttagaATGGCTGCAAAACAGGGGTGTGAGCAAGAAGACCAATGAGAAGTCACGGTGCTCATAATTGCATCTTCCCATTGGTCACCCCCCTGCTCACAGCGCCATTGACAACATCTCACGACCCCAGTTTTCAGGCGGAGCTGTGTGACTAATCATGGAACCCGGGGAAAACCGGACGCTACCGAGGGGGTGGACCTATAATGTTCCACTCCCTccctaggtggtaatgcagctttacgCCAGAAATGCTATATTCCTCTGGTGAactgactatttgtattttgtctGAGCAGAGGATGTGTGGATAGGTCTTTCATCATTTGCGCCCACACACCAACATGTTCCATTTGCATCATGTTGAGCAATGGAACTCGTCACCAGAAAACTCCTCAGATTTGCCGGCATCAGGAAACGGTGGTTCGGAAAATATTTCCTTTAGTCTGTCATCTTTTCAAGCTATTTTCTTTTGTAGCTCTATCTGTGGGTTGCATGTGAAAACTATTGGTAAAGCTATACTTAAGGTTGTTCGGATGGCGATCTCTTTCTGAGATGACAGAACGGATCCGGTCGTAATGTAAGGCGTGACTAAAAACAATGGAGTGTTTAATGGAATCTGTCATAAATTAGATCTGATGATCTGTCTGTAGGTTAGTGGTTTAGGGATGTGTGTAGTTTGTTGCCTCTGATGTTTGAATCCAAAAAATAAATGTGGGagattacatttttcattttcaggTGGTTGGATGAAATTCATTGAGCTGATTGTGGAACTGGATTAGGGCCTGTTCACTACCAGTCTAAATGATTAGGATGCTGGAGACTGGTGGTTACAGGTTTACTCACAACCCTCTGCCAGCCTTGCCACACACTGTGGCGCAAAAATACATTCTAGTAATGTCCCCATCTGCTGGACATATATATCCTGGCCAAATGAAAAGTAGTTGTGGGTTAATACATAGTGCTACACCGTCTATATATGGAATGGTTGTTTCTAATCATTCCATGTTCCATTGTTACCGTATGGTACCCATCGGTGGCTCCTGATtatttctatcttttttttttctagcacaCGTTTGGTAACCCAGATATTTACATCACTGAAAATGGATTTGCTCAGAGTGACCCACCTAtactccaggacacacacagatGGGGATATTTTCAAGAAACACTAAAGGAAGTACTAAaaggtaatattatttttttctgatttattttgcaatatatttttgttgTTATCATAGTTCAACATTATTACCCTCATCTAAGAAGCCCGATACAAAGATCTCCTTAGTTGAGCTTGGATGATCCGCCCAGCACACGTCAAGGTGCACGGCTTCTCTTTGCTGATGTGAGATCCGTCCATAAAACCAGGAGTACTCCTAAATATGCAGAGGTGAAAACATCTTAAGAGGATCACAGTACTGTCGGAGTACCGAGGCTTGGTGAccctattatcgatctctgataacctgatttcctattagcaTAAATCTGTCgacaggagaggaggaagtgaaacacaaacaagttgttgcagtttcaaaataagctctgagggtcttctcagactgctcctttatttatacctaagctcgagcattaactggttaacaacaagtacatattAGGACAAATCCTTTTTT
The Mixophyes fleayi isolate aMixFle1 chromosome 1, aMixFle1.hap1, whole genome shotgun sequence DNA segment above includes these coding regions:
- the LOC142137165 gene encoding cytosolic beta-glucosidase-like, yielding MDSGKFPESFAWGAATAAYQIEGGWDADGKGLSIWDSFTHQGGDRVFKNQTGDVACGSYTLWEEDLKCIKQLGLTHYRFSLSWSRLLPDGTTGFINQKGVNYYNKLIDSLLEMKVTPLVTLYHFDTPQAIEDQGGWNSENTVAIFEQYAKFCYSTFGDRVKLWITINEPHVVSKFSYEEGLFAPGNKELGFGAYRSAHNMLKAHAKAWHAYNNFFRDKQKGFVSIALNSDWAEPLDPNSLADKEATERYLTFNLQWFAKPIFIDGDYPTVMKSEISRKSKEEGLTTSRLPEFTNEEKTMIKGTADFFCLNYYTTRKIRPLTSTVSEPSFNSDMGAEGIKDPEWPESGVEWLCVVPWGLRKLLAYIKHTFGNPDIYITENGFAQSDPPILQDTHRWGYFQETLKEVLKAIRQDGANVKGYFAWSLLDNFEWTSGYNVRFGLFHVDFDQPSLPRTPYFSANEFAKVVKGNKLICN